One region of Polynucleobacter sp. Adler-ghost genomic DNA includes:
- a CDS encoding Hsp33 family molecular chaperone HslO has product MNELLVFMCDGAPVRGEIVSISSAWQSVLERRNDPPVVRRILGDFVGAATLLSASLKFDGTLIIQAQSKGPIQLLVVECKSDLTMRATVKLSVDPASIDPNATLGELLDADNTGRLVITLDPSDRQPGQPPYQGIVALQEHRGTVNKPVTSAAEAIALYMQNSEQLDTRIWLASNDTHVGGLLLQRLPDSGGHAHLDPQLAAEGWTRIQTLGETITNEELLTLSPQTILRRLFLEESAESGVRSFPSRPVRFSCRCSRTKVADILRMLGEEEVESILAEQGAVETECDFCAKAYRFDAVDCRQVFKTDLLADATRPPSSGH; this is encoded by the coding sequence ATGAATGAATTACTTGTATTTATGTGTGATGGCGCCCCGGTCCGCGGGGAAATTGTTTCCATTAGCAGCGCCTGGCAGTCCGTCTTAGAGCGCCGTAATGATCCTCCCGTGGTCAGACGGATCTTGGGTGATTTTGTGGGTGCAGCGACTCTGTTGAGCGCTAGCCTTAAATTTGATGGGACTTTGATTATTCAGGCCCAAAGTAAGGGCCCTATTCAGCTTCTCGTGGTGGAATGCAAGTCCGACCTGACCATGCGAGCCACTGTAAAGCTATCCGTAGATCCCGCCAGCATCGATCCCAATGCCACTCTAGGTGAATTGCTGGATGCGGACAATACTGGGCGTCTAGTAATCACTCTAGATCCATCAGACCGTCAACCTGGTCAACCGCCCTACCAAGGGATCGTGGCTCTTCAGGAGCACCGCGGTACAGTCAATAAGCCCGTTACCAGCGCTGCCGAAGCTATTGCCCTGTACATGCAAAACTCAGAACAATTAGATACCCGCATCTGGCTAGCATCCAATGACACCCATGTTGGAGGATTGCTGTTGCAGCGGTTACCAGATTCAGGGGGTCATGCCCATCTTGATCCTCAACTTGCGGCTGAAGGGTGGACCAGAATTCAGACGCTCGGTGAGACGATTACCAATGAAGAGTTGCTCACACTTTCACCGCAAACTATCCTCCGTCGCCTCTTTTTAGAAGAGTCGGCAGAAAGCGGTGTCCGAAGTTTCCCATCTCGCCCTGTTCGCTTTAGCTGCCGCTGTTCACGCACCAAGGTGGCCGATATTCTGAGAATGCTGGGCGAAGAAGAAGTTGAAAGTATTCTGGCAGAGCAAGGCGCTGTAGAAACAGAGTGTGATTTTTGCGCAAAAGCTTATCGCTTTGATGCGGTTGATTGTAGGCAGGTCTTTAAAACAGATTTATTGGCAGATGCCACAAGACCACCCTCTAGCGGACATTAA
- a CDS encoding LysR family transcriptional regulator gives MDRIQGIALFVRVVETGSFSKAAASLGITQPTATKHIAFLEKRLGSLLLHRSTRGVTPTEIGEIYYEKCKIISRELEEADNLAALLQGEMQGKLTISSSVAFGRRILTPLVLQFMSQNPKLEVHLSLEDQYVNLVEGGVDLAIRMGRLADSSLGSRYLGLNPWVLVASPDYLRQYGTPNHPEDLAGHQALIYSSVQDNHRWHFSGGDGETISIPVKGPLYSNNLSALLAATIGNMGLATIPWYVAYHSINKGTLQPILTDWSLPSQEIHAVFSSPRLVPGKVSQCIDWLQCHFSGNWWERL, from the coding sequence ATGGATCGTATTCAGGGAATAGCCCTTTTTGTCCGAGTCGTAGAAACCGGCTCATTTAGCAAGGCTGCAGCCAGTCTGGGCATTACTCAGCCTACAGCAACCAAACACATTGCCTTTTTAGAAAAGCGGCTTGGTTCACTTTTATTGCATCGCAGCACAAGAGGGGTTACACCAACGGAAATTGGTGAGATTTACTATGAAAAATGCAAGATTATTTCAAGAGAGCTAGAAGAGGCAGACAATCTAGCCGCCCTACTCCAAGGAGAAATGCAGGGCAAATTGACTATCAGCTCTTCCGTTGCCTTTGGGCGCCGTATTTTGACACCGCTGGTACTCCAATTTATGAGTCAAAACCCAAAATTAGAGGTGCATCTGAGCCTTGAGGACCAATATGTCAATTTGGTTGAAGGTGGCGTTGATCTTGCGATCCGCATGGGTCGCCTCGCAGACTCCTCTTTGGGCTCACGCTATTTGGGCTTAAATCCCTGGGTCTTGGTAGCCAGCCCAGATTATCTAAGGCAGTACGGAACCCCAAATCATCCAGAGGATTTGGCGGGACATCAGGCCTTAATCTATAGCTCAGTTCAAGATAATCACCGCTGGCACTTTAGTGGTGGTGATGGCGAGACCATCTCCATACCCGTCAAAGGCCCCCTGTATTCCAATAACTTATCTGCATTGCTAGCCGCAACCATCGGTAACATGGGTTTGGCTACCATTCCTTGGTACGTTGCTTATCACTCTATTAACAAGGGCACCTTACAGCCGATATTGACTGATTGGAGTCTACCTTCCCAAGAAATTCACGCGGTGTTTTCGTCACCTCGTTTGGTGCCGGGCAAGGTGAGTCAGTGCATTGACTGGTTGCAATGCCACTTTTCTGGCAACTGGTGGGAGCGGCTTTAA
- a CDS encoding M48 family metallopeptidase, which produces MSIRTFGILALVALLSACASTTRSGAVGVNRSQFMMASSEEVNRLSAVSYNEQNQKAKEKNILVTSGPAYDRLKFIANRLIPQTEAFRDDTKQWDWRLTLIDAPILNATCAPGGKITFYTGIIEQLNLNDDEIAAIMGHEIAHALREHGRERVSQATAQNVLVNIAMAVAGPYGSAVSAANQVAQYAIVLPNSRENESEADAIGLELAARAGYNPMGAISVWQKMLKATKGKSSPEFLSTHPSGETRIEQLTALMPAVEPLYKVAPKPPPTKKL; this is translated from the coding sequence TTGAGCATTCGCACCTTTGGGATCCTTGCGCTAGTTGCTTTACTCTCGGCATGCGCCAGCACTACGCGCTCGGGAGCGGTTGGCGTGAATCGATCTCAATTTATGATGGCTTCTTCTGAAGAGGTCAATCGTCTTTCTGCAGTGAGTTATAACGAGCAGAATCAAAAAGCAAAAGAGAAAAATATACTGGTCACTTCTGGGCCAGCCTATGATCGATTGAAGTTCATTGCAAATAGACTAATTCCTCAGACCGAGGCATTTCGAGATGACACCAAGCAATGGGATTGGCGACTAACCCTAATCGATGCTCCCATACTGAATGCTACCTGTGCACCCGGCGGAAAGATCACTTTCTACACCGGAATTATTGAGCAACTCAATCTAAATGATGATGAAATTGCAGCCATCATGGGGCATGAAATTGCGCATGCCCTAAGAGAGCATGGTCGGGAGCGCGTATCACAAGCGACTGCACAAAACGTATTGGTGAATATTGCGATGGCCGTAGCAGGACCTTATGGTTCTGCAGTGAGCGCTGCAAACCAAGTTGCTCAATACGCAATTGTTTTACCAAACTCAAGAGAGAATGAGTCGGAAGCAGATGCAATTGGATTAGAGCTTGCAGCAAGAGCGGGATATAACCCCATGGGTGCAATTAGTGTTTGGCAAAAAATGTTGAAAGCCACAAAAGGAAAAAGTTCTCCAGAATTCTTATCCACCCACCCTTCTGGTGAAACCAGAATCGAGCAACTAACCGCACTAATGCCGGCGGTTGAGCCGTTGTATAAAGTGGCACCAAAACCGCCGCCCACGAAAAAGCTTTAA
- the gltX gene encoding glutamate--tRNA ligase, which translates to MLLMHIRTRFAPSPTGFIHLGNLRSALYPWAFARHNQGDFILRIEDTDVERSTQEAVDVIIEGMAWLGLDLDEGPIYQMQRIDRYRAVVKQMLDAGLAYPCYMSEAELNKLRDQQMANKEKPRYNGQWRPEPGKTLPAIPEGVLPVIRFKNPIGGSVIWDDAVKGKIEISNDELDDLVIARPDGTPTYNFCVVVDDLDMNITHVIRGDDHVNNTPRQINIMKALGGTPPVYAHLPTVLNDSGEKMSKRNGAMSVRDYQKAGYLPEAILNYLARLGWSHGDAEVFTKEQFVNWFDLGSLGRSPAQHNPEKLLWLNHQYIQNADPEKLAQATKPFAHELGIDTENGPDFVQVVALLKDRANTLIEIAEGAKLFYLPAPAHTSEQIAENIPAEIIPALKDLIEAIQSAEHTKAAYGAAFKDVLTKHQIKMPALAMPVRYALFATTQTPAIDSVLLVMGKNEAIARLSKVV; encoded by the coding sequence ATGTTACTTATGCATATAAGAACACGTTTCGCCCCCAGTCCAACGGGCTTTATTCACTTGGGCAACCTTCGCAGCGCTTTATATCCCTGGGCTTTTGCTCGCCACAACCAAGGCGACTTTATTTTGCGTATTGAGGATACCGATGTAGAGCGCTCCACACAGGAAGCTGTCGACGTCATTATTGAAGGTATGGCATGGCTTGGCCTAGATTTAGACGAAGGCCCAATTTATCAAATGCAGCGCATTGATCGTTATCGTGCGGTGGTGAAGCAGATGCTCGATGCTGGCCTTGCTTACCCTTGCTACATGAGCGAAGCAGAGCTCAATAAGCTTCGTGACCAACAAATGGCCAATAAAGAAAAGCCGCGCTATAACGGCCAATGGCGTCCTGAGCCGGGCAAAACTTTGCCAGCAATACCAGAGGGCGTTCTACCAGTGATTCGGTTCAAGAATCCTATTGGTGGATCCGTGATTTGGGATGATGCAGTGAAAGGCAAGATCGAAATCAGTAATGATGAGCTGGATGATTTGGTGATTGCCCGTCCTGATGGCACGCCAACCTATAACTTTTGTGTTGTAGTTGATGATCTTGATATGAACATCACTCATGTGATTCGTGGCGATGACCATGTCAACAACACGCCACGCCAAATTAACATCATGAAGGCACTTGGTGGTACGCCACCGGTATATGCCCACTTACCAACAGTCCTGAACGACTCTGGTGAAAAAATGAGTAAGCGTAACGGCGCTATGAGTGTGCGTGATTATCAAAAAGCAGGCTACCTGCCTGAAGCTATTCTGAATTACCTGGCAAGACTAGGTTGGTCACATGGCGATGCAGAGGTTTTTACTAAAGAGCAGTTTGTCAATTGGTTTGACTTAGGCAGCCTTGGTCGATCACCGGCTCAACACAATCCAGAAAAACTACTTTGGTTAAATCATCAATATATTCAGAACGCAGATCCAGAAAAACTAGCGCAAGCAACTAAGCCATTTGCACATGAACTCGGTATCGATACTGAAAATGGCCCAGACTTTGTGCAAGTAGTTGCACTCCTTAAAGATCGCGCCAATACGCTGATTGAAATTGCAGAAGGTGCAAAGCTATTCTATTTACCGGCACCTGCTCATACGAGTGAACAAATTGCAGAAAATATCCCAGCTGAAATCATTCCCGCCCTGAAGGATTTGATTGAAGCGATTCAATCTGCAGAACATACGAAAGCGGCCTATGGAGCAGCTTTTAAAGATGTTTTAACTAAGCATCAGATCAAAATGCCAGCATTAGCAATGCCCGTGCGTTACGCTTTATTTGCTACTACACAGACGCCAGCCATTGATTCTGTCTTGTTGGTTATGGGCAAGAATGAGGCGATAGCAAGGCTTTCCAAGGTTGTCTAA